In the Blautia coccoides genome, GACGTATCCTTCAGATGCATGCCAACAAGAGACAGGAACTGGATAAAGTATATGCCGGTGATATCGCTGCAGCGATCGGATTCAAATTCACCACAACAGGTGATACAATCTGCGATGAACAGCACCCGGTTATCCTGGAATCCATGGAATTCCCGGAACCAGTTATCGAGCTGGCTATTGAGCCTAAGACAAAAGCCGGACAGGGCAAACTTGGTGAAGCTCTGGCAAAACTTGCCGAAGAAGATCCGACCTTCCGTGCTCACACAGATAAAGAAACAGGTCAGACTATCATCGCTGGTATGGGCGAGCTGCATCTGGAGATCATCGTAGACCGTCTGCTTCGTGAATTCAAAGTAGAGGCTAACGTTGGCGCTCCTCAGGTTGCTTACAAAGAGACCTTTACCAAGAATGCTGATGTTGACAGTAAATACGCAAAACAGTCCGGTGGTCGTGGACAGTACGGTCACTGTAAAGTTAGATTCGAGCCTATGGACGCCAACGGCGAAGAACTGTTCAAGTTCGAGAGCACAGTTGTGGGCGGTGCTATTCCGAAGGAATACATCCAGCCTGTAGGACAGGGTATCGAAGAAGCTATGAGAGCTGGTATTCTGGGTGGATTCCCGGTTGTAGGTATTTACGCAAACGTTTATGACGGTTCTTACCATGAGGTCGATTCCTCCGAGATGGCATTCCATATTGCAGGTTCTCTTGCATTCAAGGAAGCTATGGCGAAGGCAGCTCCGGTTCTCCTGGAGCCTATCATGAGAGTAGAGGTTACTACTCCGGAAGACTACATGGGTGATGTTATCGGTGATATCAACTCCCGTCGTGGACGTATCGAAGGTATGGATGATATTGGCGGAGGCAAGATGATCCGCGGATTCGTTCCTCTGGCTGAGATGTTCGGTTACGCAACAGACCTGCGTTCCAGAACACAGGGCCGTGGTAACTACTCCATGTTCTTCGAGAAATATGAGCCGGTTCCGAAATCCGTACAGGAAAAGGTACTTTCAGTAAAAACAGGAAAATAATAATTAAAAACTTGCAAATATCCTTGATTTGCAATATAATCAAGGATAGCAGGTTGAATATATTGATATTCCAACCGCCTCGTTATGAGGCAACAAAAAATCATAAAATTGCCCAGACGGGGCGCATGTGAATAAGGAGGAAATTCAAAATGGCAAAAGCTAAATTTGAAAGAAGCAAACCGCATTGTAACATTGGTACCATCGGACACGTTGACCATGGTAAAACAACTCTGACAGCTGCTATCACAAAAACTCTTTCTGAGAGAGTAGAAGGAAACGCAGCAGTAGATTTCGCTAATATCGATAAAGCTCCGGAGGAGAGAGAACGTGGTATCACAATCTCTACTGCTCACGTTGAATATGAAACAGAGAACAGACATTACGCACACGTTGACTGCCCAGGCCATGCTGACTATGTAAAGAACATGATCACTGGTGCTGCTCAGATGGATGGCGCTATCCTGGTTGTTGCTGCAACTGATGGTGTTATGGCTCAGACAAAAGAGCACATCCTGCTGTCTCGTCAGGTAGGTGTTCCTTACATCGTTGTATTCATGAACAAATGTGATATGGTTGACGATGAAGAGCTGCTTGAGCTGGTAGACATGGAAATCCGTGAGCTGTTAAGCGAGTATGACTTCCCAGGCGATGACACACCGATCATCCAGGGTTCTGCTCTGAAAGCTCTGGAAGATCCAAGCAGCGAGTGGGGCGACAAGATCATGGAACTGATGGCTGCAGTTGACAGCTGGATTCCGGATCCTCAGCGTGACACAGACAAACCGTTCATCATGCCTGTAGAGGATGTATTCTCTATCACAGGTCGTGGTACAGTTGCTACTGGTAGAGTAGAGGCTGGTGTTCTTCACGTATCTG is a window encoding:
- the tuf gene encoding elongation factor Tu, encoding MAKAKFERSKPHCNIGTIGHVDHGKTTLTAAITKTLSERVEGNAAVDFANIDKAPEERERGITISTAHVEYETENRHYAHVDCPGHADYVKNMITGAAQMDGAILVVAATDGVMAQTKEHILLSRQVGVPYIVVFMNKCDMVDDEELLELVDMEIRELLSEYDFPGDDTPIIQGSALKALEDPSSEWGDKIMELMAAVDSWIPDPQRDTDKPFIMPVEDVFSITGRGTVATGRVEAGVLHVSEEVEIVGLKEETRKVVVTGIEMFRKLLDEAQAGDNIGALLRGVQRTEIERGQVLAKPGTIKCHTKFTAQVYVLTKDEGGRHTPFFNNYRPQFYFRTTDVTGVCNLPEGVEMCMPGDNVEMTIELIHPIAMDQGLTFAIREGGRTVGSGRVATIIE